CTATCGTTTGCTCATCTATCCCTCCACTTCCACCGTTGGCTTTCACCCGTTTCCATGCTTCGTATAGAATATCTTCCCGATAGAGTTTGTCATATAAAGCGTGAAATTTCCTCATCTTATTTCTCTTGGCTGATTGGTATAGCTTTCTCTGAAGTTTTCGAACTTTTTCTTTTGGTGTTGTTAGCTTTTCAGCATTCACTCGCTCTTACCTCCTTCAAAAGCCTGAACTAAGTAGGGACCCTTTCCTAGATGAAGTTTTGTTGTCTTCATCATCATCGGTACTATGCTCCCCTCCGACTGCCTTCTCACAAGATTTCCTTTCGCCTTCGCTTATAGTCCTCTTCTTTACCTTACGGTGTGAGTTAGGCTCTCTCCAGTTCCGGACACTTACTTTCCATACATACCGTTTCCCATACACCGGGAACTTCTTCATCAAAGGCTCCAAGTTCTTCTTTGACTTCCATGGACTTCGCTATCTAGAAAGTAGCTCGTCAGTTCCTCTGTCTCCTCTCGTAGTATTCTAACAGTGCTGCAGAATTCACTTAATGTTACGGTCTGTATGGTCGATAGAGCCACAATGTGCCCATTTTCATGACGCTTCATGTACCGAATCTCTCCAATACATGGTCATATATCTAATGCGCTCCTTGGCGATTACGCAGGTCGGACTTTCACCAACATGTAAGTGTCCAGCTTCGCTGGACACGCTCCTATAGAACAAAAAAATATCAAGCCCTTAGTAAACACTAAGGGCTTGATATATGTCTCGTTCTAGTTTTATTTTATAGGATACTTCCCCATTCTTCCATATTACCTTGGAAGAAGACAAATGGATTACCTACAACGATAACAGAACCGTCACTATCTGGATCTTCAATCGCTGTATATGTGTTACCATCATATTCAAAAGATGAGCCAACAGAACCATCAAAGGTTCCTTCAACTGCTGCAACCGCTGCCGCACCAGATACTGCACCTAAGTCGATAACGTTCCAAAGCATCATGAATGGACACACAGCGTCAAATTCGTCTTCCGGTCCGTTAGGCATGAAGTTTGCCATCTCACTTGGTAAGCCAAGACCTGTTAACTTAATACGTGATTCACCGTCTTGAAGTTGTTGACCTGCCGCAAACATACCTACAGTTGTTGGCGATACGATGATATCCACTTTATCTTCTGAGATAAATGCATTGGCTTGAGTTACACTATCTTGAGGGTCATCATTACCATATTTGATATCTAACATGGAATCATCAGCACCTTCGTTGGCATCAGCGATGTTGCCGGGATAAGCCGCGTCAAGACGTGCCAATTCTTTTTCCATAGAAGCAATCCATTGGTTTTGAACCGGTGATGTTGTTGTTGCTGATAAGACACCGATAACAACCGGGTCATCTGCAAAAGTATTGTTTGCAAGGATTTCTTCTGCTTTTGCTTTCATATCCATGTCTTTTTCATAAGACTCTTCTGCTAAAATCATAATCGCTGCATAGACTAAGTGGGTTCCAACACCATCTATAGTTGTAGGGATTGTATGCCCAACACGGATACTTGGATCGATGGCTGAGTCTGAACTTAATAACTTTACTCCATTGCTTTCAGCAAGTTTTGA
This sequence is a window from Vallitaleaceae bacterium 9-2. Protein-coding genes within it:
- a CDS encoding substrate-binding domain-containing protein, which codes for MKKVLAMTLILAMLVAMVGCGSNDSDSSDASSSSSSSEASTDSGSDAGSSDAEATENEDPETHVFMFKSTGNLFGDLMYQGFKEAVESTGNLAEYQSPAETTAAAQVALVEELIAKGVSSITISANDANAFNAISKLAESNGVKLLSSDSAIDPSIRVGHTIPTTIDGVGTHLVYAAIMILAEESYEKDMDMKAKAEEILANNTFADDPVVIGVLSATTTSPVQNQWIASMEKELARLDAAYPGNIADANEGADDSMLDIKYGNDDPQDSVTQANAFISEDKVDIIVSPTTVGMFAAGQQLQDGESRIKLTGLGLPSEMANFMPNGPEDEFDAVCPFMMLWNVIDLGAVSGAAAVAAVEGTFDGSVGSSFEYDGNTYTAIEDPDSDGSVIVVGNPFVFFQGNMEEWGSIL